In Drosophila yakuba strain Tai18E2 chromosome X, Prin_Dyak_Tai18E2_2.1, whole genome shotgun sequence, a single genomic region encodes these proteins:
- the LOC6525517 gene encoding uncharacterized protein LOC6525517: MSSDQGPLLARRGRRGLLAALLLISLAGQTAAQSNYVQHGDSGNYTTNGLPEEATLDGKVTKLDDISPLIFLNRTKAALNCAAGSMQVDLKFNDPFHGIIQADYDRSSACRVSGKGALSYRLELPLKGCGTIQNPTRVFTNNIIVRFHANLEMDGDEIITIVCRYPPPVPSLPPALPAPILNPIATSSVLQPPLKSIQILMIICAIMFLTLLLLGLAVSYYCLRSRSIPVVRRLPMSMGSGSEITKLSGSSVGNISAFEGVKIPRAHAALQAVYSSSGSEGALIPSDYPSESHSEIEEIDTRSLPFSSAGSFENRAFVHETSSIYSDHYAPAQEMPSANAVMTTTSVTRHSIPMQEAVAAVDSPKFDVQVRVKKSPPPPPSPVTSDTESVATLRPDRNNLSTIMEAYEDRESVLTMDSLPPQVETIHSQFTYVPELHPAPQVPQSIPLPPPAVVEPKFSVYTRTHHEVVDGRPETWSDYTDGPAPSEITDLSSEAPDMTVETMHYYEDEFMPAVEPPVTSHTVDDVYLRTVTEKKTIEDIESHKRRVTEYKSKPRAPLPPPPPPPQVDPKFDVRVRNYPGDREQQLWENFSDISSASGLTLTPKMERSELSLPPAELPAQIHDNKLKLTSPELVGNMKPIEVPPQDKDVPNWDVLIRILEEPEMSEVGQDDVSSVHNLSYDDRAKWKEIITTQSSLRTMLTEAVVREDFERIRQDTRYERMFEPQTWDVIIRILAPPGDDDPDVEMRTPRRGKKASPQPWDTRSRRSSLPTLYEYDSDGGSSVRTIRNDPGMTGMLMTGAGPGVGPGGPFNLQRSRRSSRTSYQTDHNDFRSMSEVTVDFGRPHQVDHPDNVSDASSYYRMQYYDDDDRRSFHRSLSHPSLARSASEFTEHWTAPDEMEVSSPEGTPHTRRARQPLSSNQVALATGRSGERVLSQTQTQSEYVETHRRVYHAEKEMPLPPRKW; the protein is encoded by the exons ATGAGCTCGGACCAAGGGCCACTCTTGGCCAGAAGAGGACGGCGTGGCCTGCTGGCCGCTCTCCTGCTGATTTCCCTCGCCGGCCAGACGGCGGCCCAGTCCAATTACGTGCAGCATGGAGACAGCGGCAACTACACCACCAACGGATTGCCCGAGGAGGCGACACTGGACGGCAAG GTCACCAAACTGGACGACATCAGTCCACTGATTTTCCTCAACCGAACGAAGGCCGCTCTCAACTGCGCCGCCGGTTCCATGCAG GTTGATCTCAAGTTCAACGATCCGTTCCATGGCATTATCCAGGCTGACTATGATCGCAGCAGTGCGTGCCGCGTTAGTGGCAAAGGAGCGCTCAGCTATCGACTCGAGCTGCCGCTCAAGGGATGCGGTACCATCCAG AACCCCACCCGTGTGTTCACCAACAACATCATTGTGCGATTCCACGCCAATCTGGAAATGGACGGCGACGAGATCATCACGATAGTCTGTCGCTATCCACCGCCCGTGCCCTCGCTTCCACCTGCTCTGCCGGCGCCCAT CCTGAACCCGATTGCCACCAGTTCTGTGCTGCAGCCGCCGCTGAAGAGCATCCAGATCCTGATGATCATCTGCGCCATCATGTTCCTcacgctgctgctcctgggaCTCGCCGTTTCCTACTACTGCCTGCGCAGTCGCTCCATACCGGTGGTGCGTCGCCTGCCGATGAGCATGGGCAGCGGATCGGAGATCACCAAGCTGAGTGGCAGCAGTGTGGGCAACATCAGTGCCTTCGAGGGCGTCAAGATACCCAGAGCCCATGCCGCTCTACAGGCGGTCTACAGCTCGTCGGGCAGCGAGGGTGCACTGATACCCTCCGACTATCCCAGTGAATCGCACTCGGAGATTGAGGAGATCGATACGAGATCGCTGCCCTTCAGTTCGGCGGGCAGCTTCGAGAATCGCGCCTTTGTCCACGAAACCTCGAGCATCTACAGTGATCACTATGCTCCCGCACAGGAGATGCCGTCCGCGAATGCGGTGATGACCACCACCTCGGTCACCCGCCACTCGATTCCCATGCAGGAGGCGGTGGCCGCCGTCGATTCACCCAAATTCGATGTACAGGTGCGCGTGAAGAAgtcaccaccgccaccaccttCCCCCGTAACCTCGGATACGGAGAGTGTGGCCACTTTGCGTCCGGATCGCAACAATCTGTCGACCATCATGGAGGCCTACGAGGATCGCGAGAGCGTGCTCACCATGGACTCCCTGCCACCGCAAGTGGAGACGATCCACTCGCAGTTCACCTACGTGCCCGAACTCCATCCGGCGCCGCAAGTGCCCCAGTCCATTCCCCTCCCGCCGCCGGCTGTCGTCGAGCCCAAGTTCTCCGTTTACACACGAACCCATCACGAGGTGGTGGATGGTCGCCCAGAGACCTGGTCGGATTACACCGACGGCCCGGCACCCAGCGAGATTACGGACTTGTCCTCCGAGGCCCCTGACATGACGGTGGAAACGATGCACTACTATGAGGATGAGTTCATGCCGGCGGTGGAGCCACCGGTGACCTCGCACACCGTCGATGATGTCTATCTGCGCACGGTGACCGAGAAGAAGACCATCGAGGACATCGAGAGCCACAAGCGTAGGGTCACCGAGTACAAGAGCAAGCCGAGGGcaccgctgccgccgccaccaccgccaccgcaaGTGGATCCCAAGTTCGATGTGCGGGTGCGCAACTACCCGGGCGACCGGGAGCAGCAGCTGTGGGAGAACTTCTCGGACATTTCCAGCGCCTCCGGACTGACCCTCACGCCCAAGATGGAACGCAGCGAGCTGAGCCTGCCGCCGGCGGAGCTACCGGCCCAGATCCACGACAACAAGCTGAAGCTGACCAGCCCCGAGCTGGTGGGCAACATGAAGCCGATCGAGGTGCCGCCACAGGACAAGGATGTGCCAAACTGGGACGTGCTCATCCGCATCCTAGAGGAGCCCGAAATGTCGGAGGTGGGCCAGGACGATGTCAGTTCCGTGCACAATCTGAGCTACGACGATCGGGCCAAGTGGAAGGAGATCATCACCACCCAGTCCTCGTTGCGCACCATGCTCACCGAGGCGGTGGTGCGCGAGGACTTCGAGCGGATTCGCCAGGACACCCGGTACGAGCGCATGTTCGAGCCACAGACCTGGGACGTGATCATACGCATCCTGGCACCGCCCGGCGACGATGATCCCGACGTAGAGATGCGCACACCCAGGCGCGGCAAGAAGGCATCGCCGCAGCCATGGGACACCCGATCCCGTCGCAGCTCCCTGCCCACGCTCTACGAGTACGACAGCGATGGTGGCTCGAGTGTGCGCACCATTCGCAACGATCCGGGCATGACCGGCATGCTGATGACAGGAGCAGGACCTGGCGTCGGTCCTGGCGGACCCTTCAATCTGCAGCGTTCGCGTCGCAGCTCGCGCACCTCCTACCAGACCGACCACAACGACTTCCGATCGATGTCCGAGGTGACCGTCGACTTTGGGCGCCCGCACCAGGTGGACCATCCGGACAACGTGAGCGACGCCAGCAGCTACTACCGGATGCAGTActacgacgacgacgaccGGCGCTCCTTCCACCGCTCCCTCAGCCATCCCTCGCTGGCCCGATCCGCCAGCGAGTTCACCGAGCACTGGACAGCGCCCGATGAGATGGAGGTCTCCTCGCCGGAGGGCACTCCGCACACTCGCCGCGCCCGACAG CCCCTGTCGTCCAACCAAGTGGCCCTAGCCACCGGAAGGAGCGGCGAGCGTGTGCTGTCCCAGACCCAGACGCAGAGTGAATACGTGGAGACCCATCGGAGGGTGTACCACGCCGAGAAGGAGATGCCCTTGCCGCCACGCAAGTGGTAA
- the LOC26534793 gene encoding uncharacterized protein LOC26534793, which translates to MIMNSNSNQEQYFRRNIAGKVNAAACSSYSQNLFMGYKLQLFFWTAVGCYVLVFLIFLAICISIYVYF; encoded by the coding sequence ATGATAATGAACAGCAATTCAAACCAGGAACAATACTTCAGAAGAAATATTGCAGGCAAAGTTAATGCTGCGGCTTGCTCAAGCTATTcccaaaatttatttatgggcTATAAGCTACAATTATTTTTCTGGACTGCAGTAGGCTGCTATGTATTagtatttttgatttttctggCCATATGTATttcgatatatgtatatttttaa